The genomic stretch TTAACGTTGTACTATGTTAAACTATATTTTGACAAGCTTTCATGCATTTTCAACTTCATAATGAATCTGTGTTTGATTGCaaaaaagcatgttttatgaacaatgtgttttaaaatattgattatgtCATTTTCCTGTGACGTACTGTATAATATTGGGCGCTGCAACAGGCTGGTGTCCGATCGTCTGCTGCCCAACtactggttttgtttttattttgactcatTTGCTTGAGAGTGTTTGTAGTATTTTAATTCAGTGACTAGCATTGGATTAAAAGCCTGTACAAATGATAACTGTAAACTACTATATCTACTCATCAGAGCCCTGTTTGGCATGTGTGGGTCAACTAATCCAGACTAAGGTGATGTCAGAAAGTTTAAATGATCCTGTAAATTCAAATAGCTAACTTGGTTGTTTGATGTcagttgtttttaattgattttatttaaaaaatctagGATTAAGTTATTTGAAAGACCAGTGTGCTcttattatgaaataaaagacaCCATGAATAGAAGTCAAACTGTCCAGATTTCAtgttattatactatatatatttttttttttcaggttgaGTGACAGGCAGTGCAGAAGGTATTCTGAGATGTGAAATAAATTGAGACCAACATCTTTATCTATGTTAAAGCAGATTTATGAAACAAACTTAAATTAACAATCAAGTTAACGACGAAGCTCGGATTGactaacaggaagtaactgtTTATCCACATCGGTTTCTGGATCGTAGCGTTGGAGCAAGATGACGTAGAAACATCCTCTTGACACATTACTGAGTATATCAAATAGGGCTGGCAAGATATcacatcatgtttttttaaaattatatcgTAATTTACAATTTGTCTAAATTCACGATACAaagcaaaatatataatttagtcATAGTTCACACAGAATTCTGAATATATTTGAGAATCCCAGTGATAACATTGTAATACTGTACCATGCAGTCCAGTATGACTAATGTTAGAACAATTCTACTCAACACCCAAGTGTATAATCAATAATCAGGTCATTTGTTCTTGCAAGAAGGAGCCGAGTCAAATGATATGCAATCACGAGTCAAGTGGCTACTGCTCAGAGGTCTGTAGCCGAGTTTCTGACTCGTATACACTGAGATAAACAATTAATTACAGGATGGGACGGTGAAAGGTCAAGCGGTCTGAACCCGTTCTCCATCTTATCTCCTTCAAAGacaggctgtatgtgggtgatgCCCTGgcggtgcacttcaatgtgtGCGAGGTCAACGAATACACTGAAACAGTTACACAGATTCACTTACTAAGACTAAGATGTTTCCAACAGTTCCCTCCGGTTTATACAAAGTAAAACTACCAGAtaaaaatcataatttaaaGAGTAAAAACATGAATAAGGGTAAGCGTAAAACAAGGTACCTGTTTCTCATATGGTCATATGGATTCATTTGACCAGTAATGTCTGTCGGTACAGATAAATACAGGACCCCGTGCTGTAGCCTATACACAAATATGTGTGATCTGCCATCAAGCGAGTACATGTGGCAAGGGTCCATTTTCttaaggttttattttttattttttttaaaggaagaaagaggaaataatGCTCATTTGTTTCCCTGACTTATTGTCTAGAGAAATGTACCTTACTATTAAAGTCGCATGGTCTAACCCGACTGCTTTTAACAGCATGTTAGGTTAATGTTACTTGATATTAATATGGCTCGTGTGCCTCATGAGAAAAACATTCTGGTTCCCAAAGGGGAGTACCTTTGGGAACCAGAATGTTTTTCTCATACATTTGCATTAACGTTAATGTCTTAAATTCTGCCGCTTCttccaaataattaaaaataatccaatatttcacaagtcaaaagaaagaaattgaagATTAGACACTGAAAACTGATATTTGAACCATTAATCATTTCTGGAGACCCTCAGAAGGGGCTCGACCCctaggttgggaaccactggattAGCTAAATGTATAGTTATTACTTCCTCCACCTCGAGTATCTACAATATGGATGCTTCAGTATTAATAATCTGTCAGATAATGTGTCGCAGGACACATTTTTACTGCAGAATGATAACTTTAGTTACATTTAGCTGAAAATACAAATTTTATGTAAGCAGGATTTTGATGCAGGACTTTTCTAAAGTGCTTCTTTTCCACCGCTGAAACAATTTTTTAAGATGCAATAATCACATAAAACATGTCTCGTTAAGTGCATAATATgcgatttatttattattagttacTGTTAGGTGACACGTGAGAGATTTCTGGACACTGAAACAGCGACTACATTTCTCCATCGGAGGCCTCTAATGTGCAAAAGTGACGAGACGCAGTTTTTAAAGGGCCGTTGTCTGAAGTCACCCAGCTGCAAACAGCAAGTCATGGCTtctaaagaaaacataataatagtaactacaaacatacatttataatGTGTAGAAGTATTTTTCATTGGTTTAAACTAGTGTTTGCATCCATTGATAATTAAGTGTTCCAGTATATAGACAATACAAGATAAATTAACTGCAGATCATGTTTATATACATGCTGATATATTTCTGAGAAACCAAATAATGTAAGCTTTATACATACAGTAAGGCAGAGAATATACAGAACTAACTTATAAGAATTAGTATCAAACATTTATCAAatattcacacaaaacaaagaattCAAAACATTTTATAGTATATACAAAAATACTTATGCAAATGCCCATAGGAATATCTTAATAGAAAAAATAATAGGAATCTCATCAGACGGACATCACGTTGTATTTGAAACATGCACTTCCCCGCAGAGGGTCTTCAGTTCAGCGGTGGGCCACATGTCTACATGTGTTGTTGGGGGATTCTTGGGGGATAACTGTGAGATCACTGAGAAAACACGGTTCTTGGTGCAGGATTACTTGGTCCACTGTGCTCGTTGGTCCTCGCTGTACCTCAAACTCTCGCCATGTGCTCTGTACGCGTGTGCGGTCATCCCAAAACGGGGACATGTACAGCACACAAATATAATCTCATACGGACCTCAAACTTTGCTGTCTTTCTATTAAACCATCACACTTTGGACTCGCTCTCCACGTTGGCGACGTCCCCGTTCTTCTCAGTCTGCTCGCTCTTCCCCTGGTCGCCCAGGCTGGTCTTGGTCTCCGGGCCCTCCCGCTGGGACTCGGGCAACCCCTGCTGGCTCAGCCTACTGGCCAGTGACCAGGTGAGGGGCAGGCGGGTGCGGTTGTTCATGTCGGCGAGGTCTTTGGCACTGCAGGCGGGTGTGTTCGTTTCGTATATGTCGTGGAAGCTGTTGTAGTCCACCTCGTAGAAGCCGTCCTCCAGCGTCAGGACCGGTGTGAAGCGGTAGCCCCACTTGATCTCCCTGCTGACGTACGAGCTCCTCGCCTGGCACGTCATGCCTGGAGACACAACGTTAGGCATTCAAAGTCGTGGCATGAAGACAAACAGTTCGAGGCACGCGGTTCACACACatcacaaaaccaaaaaaacgaCATCATTTCCCACTTTCCTCTATTAATCGCCTCAAAAACAAGTGAGCTTAGGCCCTGTTTCTTTAACCTTtgttcatttacattttggCAAATGTCAACAGTAGTAAATAGTCTGCCGAGTTATGAGCAGTTCCTGTTTGCAGCGTCCCCTTTGGATGTACAGACAACCATCACTAGGTTACTTTGATATTGAAGAAAAACTTAAAAGCGGGGCGATTCTCATGCAGCTTCTGCAGTTCTTTTTGTTCCTCCATTTCGATGTGGATTTACGAACATTTATTTGCAATgttcagaaagaaagaagaaaaaaaaaacacctcggAAGCCCAACCAGCAGTCTGTATTGTTATAAACCCAAACGCctggtaataaaaaaagaattatcttcccattttttttttttgcttactCGGCGGGGATGGTGCCTAGTCATGAACAGGCTTTCAGGATCTCAAGCATCTTCCTGAGAGGATTACCGAACAGCAGCAATTACGTAGCAGCGCAACGAGATCAGCACAATTTTGTCCCAAAACATTGAAACTATATAATAAAAGGAATTCTAGTATCCGAGCAGGAGGAACGATTACAGCAAGCAAACCTGTTAAGATGCAGATATGGGCACTGAACTATCATTTCAAGAAGGACTTTAAAAAGTGTGAACCTATAATTAAAGAGAAATTAAAGTGTGTACATAAGTTCGTGCCAATCCATCCAAATAGCTGTTGATTGACATTTTACTCTAAACCATAAAAAATGTCAACGTCATGGTGGCGCTACAGGAAAAGTAAGCAGGATTCAGTCAGGTGACAATAAATGTCCGTCTTAAAGGAAGAGTGTGGGTCCTTTGAAATTGGGTTGCACGAGGTATACTATAAACTATATTTACTTTGCCACGAGACGGCCCTCGCCAATGGGGAACTGACGTCGTATCCATGGATGCTCTCGCCAAAGCCCACGAGActccattgaaaaaaaaaatttgaccTCACAGAATTTTTAATATTTCGGTCAGGACCAAAGTGCTGGATTAACTGACAGACCTATATTACCATTCCTCGAGCACGGCatggctaaaaaaaaatatatacaattaaaaaaattatactgTGCAACATATTCCCTCTATGACATTCTGAACATTAAAATAGCAGcaaacaaactatgttctaCATGGAACAATAGTGGTGTCTACATAAACGGCGAACAATGTCGGCTGGTGGTTACATTATATGCACAACAACATCACAAATACAACATCTGAAACATTTGATGACTCACCCGTGGCCTCAACCATCCCCTCCAGAATCACAACTACCTCCAGCTCGTCCCTGGTCAGGTGGGCTTGAGTGACCTCCCAGAAGGGGCTGCTCTGGTTTATCTCGTGGCAGATGATGAGCGGCGACACCAGGAAGAGCCTGTCGTCTCCCGTGTTGTAACCCACGTTTATGTCCGTCTGGTTCAAAGGGATGAACTCCCCTTCCTTGGTCTGCTTGGACTTGATGAGCTTGGCCCTGATCGAAGCCTCCACGATGTGCGAGTTCCGGAGGTCTCCGACCCTGAACATCAGGCAGAGCCGTCCGTCTCTCATGGAGATGACGGCGTTGGTGGAAAACACTAGTGTCTCGGCTCGCTTCTTGGGCTGGGAAATCTTAACAAACATGCAACCCACCATGAAGGCGTTCACGATAGATCCCAGCACCGACTGAATCAGAAGCAGGAGGATCCCCTCGGGGCATTTGTCCGTGATGACTCTGTAGCCGTAACCGATGGTGGTCTCGGTCTCAATGGAGAACAGGAAAGCCGCTACAAACCCGTTGAGGTTATTGACACACGGAGTCCACTGGTTGTCCGATAAGTGCTCCAGGTCGCCCCGAAGGTACGCGATGAGCCACCACATGAAGCCGAAGAAGAGCCACGTCACGGTGTACACCAGCACAAAGATGAACAGGTTGAGTCCCCATTTGAGGTCGACCAGCGTGGTGAAAAGGTCCGTCAGATAGCGGTACGTCTCTCGGACGTTACCGTGACGGACGTTGCACTTCCCGTTTTTCTGGACGTACCGCTGGACCCTCTTGGCCCGTTCCTTTTCTGACAGCGGTTTCGGCAGGTCCTCGAGGGCCTGCTTTGGCAACTTGGGCTTTTTGATGATGGCCGGGCTCTCCACATCCTGCTCCATGTGGTTTCTATGTGGATTCAAACCTTTAAGGGAAGAAACAAATGGCGGTAATTAATAGTAATGAGTGCAAGACATCTGTACTTCTGAACAATTTTGAGTATTGCCATTTTGTGCTACTTTACACTTCTATTTCACTATATTTTGGAGTaaaattgtacatttatttggcagttatagttactttgcagattctaaatctatatatgtatatataatgataatatgaatatattatgatGCAATAATATGGATTAAGATACCCAGCggtatacaaatacatttaaattagcTGCACATTTGCCAGCTGCAAAATGGATTCGTTTTCCATTATGaccacttttacttttggtactttaagtatgttttgatgctagtactttagtacttttactcaagGGAGATGTTGAATGCAGAACTTTTACCTGTAACAGACtattttttacattgtggtattgGTAATACTTTGTCCACCACTGATCCCAGAATaatagaataattaaataaatataatgccTATGACATGATGTGGCAGATCTCCTCTACTACATTGCCTAAGCCACCAtcagtgggtttttttttttttggggggggggttaccacTGGAACAAATGGCTATGCTGAAGCCGTTCTGCTCTCCATTCACCGGAGAATATTATGAGCCTGAGCAGGGAGggtttccatggcaacgcaCAGCAAAGCCTACCCAAGTCCTCACAATATACCAGGAATGTACTGGAGGAGGCTGCGCACAGTGTTGGATAACATTTGtctgtttcatgttgttttagAGGGCCTGAGGAGGAATAATGTGCTCGTACGCCTGCTTTGTACATGAAGCGGTTATTTGTGAAACATCTggttgttattttgtgttttctatttttagctCTAATAGATTAATATCTGCGTATggaaacacaagcacacaggtGTAGAGCTTGTTTATTATGACGGCACTGACATTAAAGACACTAAAAAAGCCAATATAATCAACAGCAATGTTGTAACTCTCACAGCGAAGAAATTAATTAAAGCTAGCTCATATCTATATATTAAAGTTACTACAAAGAGTTTTTTATTTGGTTGTAAAAAACTGTTTAAATGTAACACTGGTGCCTTTATATGGCCCACATAAGCAAACAAGACCATCGGCGAGAAGATTGgctatttatttacagtaataCACATATTAGTTTATGTTTTCTTCGATGGAGGCGTGACCCGCTCAACGCTACCAGGCTAGCACTCGTTGCCTCCGCTGGTTGTTTAGTGTTAGACATGTGGAGTGAGATCGGGTCGGGTGAGGATAAGAATATCACGGAAAAGACAACGCCTTCGACAAAACGCAGGATAAACAGATTCCCCCACGAAATCAGAAGAAACGACTTTACGACACGCAGCCCAGGAGATGCATAtacgtttacatttttaaaaagacacaaaaagttTGGCACTGAGAAGTACGTCAGCCAGAGGTTCTTCTCTTTGACCCTGATAGTGTGgcacaaaagaacaaaagcaaCGCTAAGCGGGACCGCGATAAAGAACGGATCTTTTACGAGGCGGTTACAAAAGGAAAGTCCCTTGTTGCTTCAATGGATTAAAGGACAATGTGCATGTAAAAAGCGGAAAAAAATGACTGAAACCATTAAAGAAATCCACGAGATGGAAAGAATGACCTTCCTTCTGAGACTAAGAAAGGACCAATACACAGCAAGATGGACAAAATGGACCAAATACGTCAGAATAAGGACATTGGCTGGTGGTTGGACCGAATGTATGGTTGACACGAGTGACTGACACACAGTGTTGCATGGTTGATATGATACTTATTTACTTGCTTAAACaattactttatatttaattttccttATGGCCAGACTTGGCCAGATGCatgtttaatttcctttatcCTTCCTTACTTTCAAAGGATGtatttcttgtcaaactgtaaaaatacctaaataaaatacaaataattttaCGGCCCACGACTTAACTCTTTTAGTTCACGCACATCTGACATTGGCAGACTAGATAAGAGATTAGCTGGTGAAAACAATGGAgcgtttagcagctaaagagccagatatttcccaGAGGAAATGGTGGAGACCATAAAAAGAACTACAAGAGGACGTACATTTGATTGGTGGTGAGAAACACGT from Cyclopterus lumpus isolate fCycLum1 chromosome 14, fCycLum1.pri, whole genome shotgun sequence encodes the following:
- the LOC117742578 gene encoding G protein-activated inward rectifier potassium channel 2-like isoform X2, whose amino-acid sequence is MEQDVESPAIIKKPKLPKQALEDLPKPLSEKERAKRVQRYVQKNGKCNVRHGNVRETYRYLTDLFTTLVDLKWGLNLFIFVLVYTVTWLFFGFMWWLIAYLRGDLEHLSDNQWTPCVNNLNGFVAAFLFSIETETTIGYGYRVITDKCPEGILLLLIQSVLGSIVNAFMVGCMFVKISQPKKRAETLVFSTNAVISMRDGRLCLMFRVGDLRNSHIVEASIRAKLIKSKQTKEGEFIPLNQTDINVGYNTGDDRLFLVSPLIICHEINQSSPFWEVTQAHLTRDELEVVVILEGMVEATGMTCQARSSYVSREIKWGYRFTPVLTLEDGFYEVDYNSFHDIYETNTPACSAKDLADMNNRTRLPLTWSLASRLSQQGLPDEQTEKNGDVANVESESKV
- the LOC117742578 gene encoding G protein-activated inward rectifier potassium channel 2-like isoform X1, with the translated sequence MEQDVESPAIIKKPKLPKQALEDLPKPLSEKERAKRVQRYVQKNGKCNVRHGNVRETYRYLTDLFTTLVDLKWGLNLFIFVLVYTVTWLFFGFMWWLIAYLRGDLEHLSDNQWTPCVNNLNGFVAAFLFSIETETTIGYGYRVITDKCPEGILLLLIQSVLGSIVNAFMVGCMFVKISQPKKRAETLVFSTNAVISMRDGRLCLMFRVGDLRNSHIVEASIRAKLIKSKQTKEGEFIPLNQTDINVGYNTGDDRLFLVSPLIICHEINQSSPFWEVTQAHLTRDELEVVVILEGMVEATGMTCQARSSYVSREIKWGYRFTPVLTLEDGFYEVDYNSFHDIYETNTPACSAKDLADMNNRTRLPLTWSLASRLSQQGLPESQREGPETKTSLGDQGKSEQTEKNGDVANVESESKV